Proteins from one Ipomoea triloba cultivar NCNSP0323 chromosome 1, ASM357664v1 genomic window:
- the LOC116010900 gene encoding uncharacterized protein LOC116010900: MRFGKRGKLSPRFIGPYEILERIGQVAYRLALPAELDRVHNVFHVSQLKKYVHDASHVIAPETLELDETLSYEERPVRILDSKTRETRRKAIKLVKVLWSNHGVEEATWEMEDEMRRRYPALFNLGLP; the protein is encoded by the coding sequence ATGAGGTTTGGGAAGAGAGGAAAGTTGAGCCCTCGTTTCATCGGCCCTTATGAGATCTTGGAGAGGATCGGACAGGTGGCGTACCGTTTGGCTTTGCCAGCAGAGTTGGACCGAGTGCACAACGTGTTCCATGTTTCCCAGTTGAAGAAGTACGTGCACGACGCCTCACACGTGATAGCACCAGAGACACTGGAGTTGGATGAGACGTTGTCCTACGAAGAAAGGCCCGTGAGAATCTTGGACTCCAAGACGCGAGAGACTCGACGCAAGGCGATCAAGCTGGTAAAGGTGCTTTGGTCCAACCACGGAGTCGAGGAGGCCACTTGGGAGATGGAGGACGAGATGAGGCGACGCTACCCGGCTTTGTTTAATCTAG